The genomic interval GAAATTCCGAGCAGCCAAATAGAGCTTAAAGCGATTACAGAGATACTTCGCAATCTATCACCCGAGCTATATACGGCATTAAAACAATTGGAAGCCTTAGATGTGAAAGAGTGGGCAAAGCTTGATTTAACAGATACAGCGAATGTGTTAAAGCTTGCTAAAATTCAAGAGGTACTCCCTGTACAGCAAGGTGAAACAGAAGATGAAGCTATGCTGCAAAAAGAAATCAACAATCTGTTAGAATCGATTGCCGAAAAGCTGCAAAAAGGGGTAAATACAGATTCACGAAAGGCAGCGGTGGAAACCTCTTCTGCATCCTTATTAGAAAAAAACGGCGGACCGTTATTTAGAAGTATTTCTAACCATTCACAAGAAGCGTTTAATGGTCAAGTGGTAGTTCAGGAAAGGACTCAAACGTTTCCGCACAGTACTGTTGACTTTTCAAAAGAAGTTCAGAGCAGCGAAGCAAAGATTGAAGTGGTGAAAGAGGTACTGGATAACATATCGCCTAAGCTATATATGACATTAAAACAATTGGAAGCTTTTGATGTGAAAAAGCAGTTGGGGTTAGATTTAACGGATACGGCGAATGAGTTGCAGCTGGTCAAACTGCAAGAGTTACTAACCGCGCAGCAAGGTGTAACAGAAGATGAAAATGAAGCTATGTTGCAAAAAGAAATCAATAATTTGCTAGAATCGATTGCCGAAAAGCTGCAAAAAGGAGTAAATACAGATTCACGAAAAGCGGCGACAGAAACCTCCTTTGCGCCCTTATTAGAAAACGATAGACCGTTGTTTACACGTATTTCTACTGAATCGTATAACCATTCACAAGAAGTGTTTAATGGTCAAATGGCACCTCAGGAAAGGAATCAAACGCTTTTGAATAGTGCTGTGGACTTGTCGAAAGAAATTCTGAGTAACGAAGCAGAGCTTGAAGCTGTGAAAGAGGTACTTAACAATCTATCACCTGAGCTATATACGGCATTAAAACAATTGGAAGCTTTCGATGTGAAAGAGTGGTCGAAGCGGGATTTAACGAGTACAGCGAATGAGCTGCAACTGGCTAAACTGCAAGAGTTACTAACCGCGCGGCAAGGTGAAACAGAAGATGAAGCTATACTGCAAAAAGAAATCAAAAACCTGCTAGAGTTCATTGTTGGAAAACCGCAAAAAGGATTGAATAATAAGGATGCACTAAAAGTAGTGACAGAAACCTTAGTTGCTGCTTTATTAGAAAATGATAGAAATAAGTCTTTAGAGGTTGTAAAACAGGCCTATGCCCGATTCGTGATTTCTAATAGTGATAGCTCTGAAGAAACGACTAGCGATGTAACGTTAAAAACAGCAGAGCTAAACATACAAAGCTCTTCGTTACCATTTCAAATGACGAAGCTTGAACAATTTGTGTTAAATACGGGTAAAAATGATCAGACTGTCGATGCTAAGCAATTTGTTAAATCGTTTGAAACTATTTTAAGTAAAGCGAATTTCTCAAAAGCAAATGGCGTCCAAAAATTGCTCATTCGCTTAAACCCAGAGCATTTAGGTTCACTTCGAATTGAGTTGATTCAAAAAGAAGGTGCGATGGTAGCCAAAATTTTAGCAACGACTGCACAAGCAAAAGAACTGCTTGAACATCAGTTGCAAAGTTTAAAGCAAGCCTTTACTAACCAAAACATTCAAGTGGAGAAAATTGAAATTTCTCAGCAAATTAGCACGTTTAACTCTGAGCGCTTCGCACAGCGTGATAACGATGCGAATGAACAACGACAGCAACAAGCACAGCAAAATGAAAGCGAAGCTGATTCAGAAACGGATTTTACTGAGAGTTTTGCAGAAGCTTTATTAAATATAGAAGTATAGGTGAAGAATGATGACGACAATTGATACATCGCTTTTACTGTCTAATAATGTGCAAGAAAGAAAAGTAGGAGATGCCTTAGGAAAAGACGATTTCCTAAAGCTATTTATTACTCAACTGCAAAATCAAGATCCAAGCAGTCCGATGGATAACGGTGAATTTATTGCACAAATGGCCACCTTCTCGACTATGGAGCAAATGATTAATATCGGTTCCAAAATTGATACACTCATTCAAAATAATAAACAAAATGATTTGCTTAATTATAGTACATTTGTTGGTAAGGAAATCAAATGGCACTCGGTTGAAGAAAGTGGAGATAGTGAAGAAGCAATAATTAAGGAAGGAACAGGTGTAATCCAATCTGTGCAGTATAAAGGAGACAACGTATACTTTTTGCTTGAAGATGGCACGAAATTAGAGCCAGGGAATATTTCAGAAGTACATAGCATGCCTTCTAATAGCCTTGTGACAGGCAGTGAATTAATTGGAAAACAAGTAACCTGGCAGGATGAAGGTGGAAATGAATTGTCAGGGTTAATTCGTTCTGTCTTAATGAGCAATAATAAGCTTCTCTACGAAATAGATGATGAAAAAGGGACAAAGCTTACGAGTGATCAATTGATTAAAATTGCGAGTAAATAAAGAGGTGGGACAAGCAAGGTTTTAAGCAAGCACTACATAATCTCTACCAATATTACGAGTGAGATTTTGTTAGATAAATAGGCCGAATCTTTTAAGAGAGAGCCATGATTGCGGTAGAAGCAGTCAATAATCAAAAGGGGAAATGAAAAGATGCTTCGTTCAATGTACTCTGGTATTAGTGGATTAAAAAATATGCAAACAAAACTGGATGTAATCGGGAATAATATTGCCAATGTCAATACATATGGGTTCAAAAAAAGCCGTGTTACGTTTAGTGATACAATGAATCAAACGATTGCAGGAGCTAGCGCAGCGACAGAAAATAGAGGAGGAACAAACGCTAAACAAATAGGTTTAGGCTCTGCAATTGCATCAATTGATACACTTCATACGCAATCAAGTTTACAAAACACGAGTCGTGATCAAGATCTCGCTATTTCAGGAGATGGCTATTTTCTTGTCAAAAATGGTGAAGCGGAGTTCTACACACGTGCAGGAAACTTCTATTTAGATGATAAGGGAACCCTTGTTACTTCGGATGGATTAAAGGTACAAGCATTTAAAGTGGATGCAGATGGAGATGTCACAAACAATTATGGTGATGTATCGGTGAATGTGAACGCACTTATGCCGGCTGTAGCTACAGATAAAATCACGTTTAAAGATAATCTATCAGCTGATTCAACGTCGGGTGCGGCATCAGTTTTTACGCAACAAATTAAAGTAACGAATGACCAAGGAGAATATGAGAACTTAACAGTTTACTTTATGAAAAGTGCTACCGCCGCTAATACTTGGGGGGTTTACTTAAATGATCCTAGTAAATCTTCGGATGCTGTAACTGGCGGTCCAAGCGCAGCGAATTACAAGATTAAAGATATTACTTTTCAAGCAGATGGTACGATCAATTCAACAGCCGCATCTGGGACATTAACTGTTAGACGTTGGTCTGATGGAGTCGTAAGTACAACTACAACATATCCGACCACACCGGCACCAACACCAGCGCCAACAATTATATCAACATCACGAGCAATCAATCTAGACTTTACTAATTTAACCCAAAAAGCGGGCGTGACAACGGCACTAGTCAATCCAAACGGGAGCACTCAAGGGAAACTAGAAAGTTTTAACTTTGGTTCTTCTGGGGAAATCAATGGAGTGTATTCAAATGGTTTAGTTGTAACTTTAGGTCAACTAGCGATTGCTAAATTCAGTAATCCATCTGGGTTATTGAAAACAGCAGGAAATACGTTCCAAGAGTCGATTAATTCGGGTACAGCGGATATTAGTATTGCTGGAGATGGACGCGGGACGATTCGTTCTGGTTCTCTTGAAA from Peribacillus asahii carries:
- a CDS encoding flagellar hook-length control protein FliK encodes the protein MNPAMFAMLPIVSPSTSTLVASQASTSSEAGKFGAVLDSAMLMEGVVKEPQLKQQQVFSEAQISVIEDVVQFLEIGSLAEVEGGSIVAEELLLNESFTEQDALLQLLLKLNGEDEMAVAEFFASIVQVSMPPSEEENDRLLFTGISKELQSLERQSDSVENQGIHQLFSNNSIERLKEVESSELELEDFVEVLNVISPELYTALKQLEALDMKEWSKLDLTGTVNVLHITKLQELLTGKQDVTEDQVVVHKEIKSLLESIAEKLRKGLNKESRRAVAETSLANDRPLFTSISTEWSKSSQEVLNNSQVAPRESTPMFLNSAVDFSKEIPSSQIELKAITEILRNLSPELYTALKQLEALDVKEWAKLDLTDTANVLKLAKIQEVLPVQQGETEDEAMLQKEINNLLESIAEKLQKGVNTDSRKAAVETSSASLLEKNGGPLFRSISNHSQEAFNGQVVVQERTQTFPHSTVDFSKEVQSSEAKIEVVKEVLDNISPKLYMTLKQLEAFDVKKQLGLDLTDTANELQLVKLQELLTAQQGVTEDENEAMLQKEINNLLESIAEKLQKGVNTDSRKAATETSFAPLLENDRPLFTRISTESYNHSQEVFNGQMAPQERNQTLLNSAVDLSKEILSNEAELEAVKEVLNNLSPELYTALKQLEAFDVKEWSKRDLTSTANELQLAKLQELLTARQGETEDEAILQKEIKNLLEFIVGKPQKGLNNKDALKVVTETLVAALLENDRNKSLEVVKQAYARFVISNSDSSEETTSDVTLKTAELNIQSSSLPFQMTKLEQFVLNTGKNDQTVDAKQFVKSFETILSKANFSKANGVQKLLIRLNPEHLGSLRIELIQKEGAMVAKILATTAQAKELLEHQLQSLKQAFTNQNIQVEKIEISQQISTFNSERFAQRDNDANEQRQQQAQQNESEADSETDFTESFAEALLNIEV
- the flgD gene encoding flagellar hook assembly protein FlgD produces the protein MMTTIDTSLLLSNNVQERKVGDALGKDDFLKLFITQLQNQDPSSPMDNGEFIAQMATFSTMEQMINIGSKIDTLIQNNKQNDLLNYSTFVGKEIKWHSVEESGDSEEAIIKEGTGVIQSVQYKGDNVYFLLEDGTKLEPGNISEVHSMPSNSLVTGSELIGKQVTWQDEGGNELSGLIRSVLMSNNKLLYEIDDEKGTKLTSDQLIKIASK
- a CDS encoding flagellar hook protein FlgE; amino-acid sequence: MLRSMYSGISGLKNMQTKLDVIGNNIANVNTYGFKKSRVTFSDTMNQTIAGASAATENRGGTNAKQIGLGSAIASIDTLHTQSSLQNTSRDQDLAISGDGYFLVKNGEAEFYTRAGNFYLDDKGTLVTSDGLKVQAFKVDADGDVTNNYGDVSVNVNALMPAVATDKITFKDNLSADSTSGAASVFTQQIKVTNDQGEYENLTVYFMKSATAANTWGVYLNDPSKSSDAVTGGPSAANYKIKDITFQADGTINSTAASGTLTVRRWSDGVVSTTTTYPTTPAPTPAPTIISTSRAINLDFTNLTQKAGVTTALVNPNGSTQGKLESFNFGSSGEINGVYSNGLVVTLGQLAIAKFSNPSGLLKTAGNTFQESINSGTADISIAGDGRGTIRSGSLEMSNVDLSEEFTEMIVTQRAFQSNTKVITTSDEILQELVNLKR